GATGTCCATGACGAAGGCGTGTGCGTGGCCTCCCGGACGACGAACCCCTTCACCCACGGACGCCCGGCCTCCGCGTCGCCGGCATTGACGCCGTAGTTGCCCTGGTGGGGGTAGGTCATGGTGACGATCTGTCCGTGGTACGAGGGGTCGGTGAGGATCTCCTGGTAACCGGTCAGGGCGGTGTTGAACACCAGCTCGCCTGCGGTCCGTCCGGAAGCGCCGAGAGCCTGCCCGTGAAAGACGGTGCCATCGGCGAAGGCCAGCAGCGACTCGGTCATCCGGCCACCTCCGTGAGCAGTCCATCGCGGACCGTGAACCGTCCGCGCAGCATCGTGTGGAGCACCTTGCCCTTGAGCTTTCGTCCGGCGAAGGGGGTGTTTCTGCTCTTGGACGAAAGCGCCCGCGGGTCTACCGTCCACGCGTGCTCGGGGTCGAACACCACGAGGTTGGCCGCCGCTCCCTCGGCCACCGGGCCCCCGTGGCCCTCACGCCCGAGGATCTTCGCCGGGGCGATGCTCATCATCTCCACCACGCGCTCGACACCGCAGATGCCGGCTTCAACAAGCTCCGTCAGCACCACCCCCAGCGCGGTCTCCAGGCCGAGCATCCCGCACGGGGCGTGCTCGAAGTCCACGTCCTTGCGGTAGGGCGCGTGCGGCGCGTGGTCGGTGGCGACGGCGTCCACGGTGCCGTCGGCGCATGCCTGCTTGAGGGCCTGCACGTGCCCGTCCGGGCGCAGCGGCGGGGCGACCTTGAATGACGTGTCGAACGAGACCAACGATTCGTCGGTGAGGGCCAGGTGGTGCGGCGTCACCTCGCACGTGACCCGAAGGCCCTCGCGCTTTGCCTCCCGGACGGCTTCGGCCGCCCCGGCCGTGGTGAGGTGCGCGATGTGCAGTCGGGCCCCCGTCATGCGCGCCAGCGCGATGTCGCGGCGGACGCATATCTCCTCGGCCTCCGCCGGGATGCCTGCGACCCCCAGAGCGGCGGACACCGACCCTTCGTGCATGTGGCCGCGGCGCATGGAGGGGTCCTCGGCGTGGTCCACGATCACCGCGTCGAAGATAAGGGCGTACTCCATCGCCCGGCGCATGAGGTGAGCTGTGGGCACCGGATCGCCGTCGTCGGAGAACATCCGGACCTGCGCCGCGCTCGAGTTCATCTCTCCCATCGCGGCCAGTCGCTCGCCTGCTCTGTCCGCCGTAATCGCACCGATCGGGAAGACGTCGACCAGTCCGGCCTCCAGGCCGCGGCGCCAGACCGTCTCGACCACCGATGCCCGGTCCGCCGCCGGTGTGGTGTTCGGCATGGGGCACACGGCGGTGTAACCGCCCAGGGCCGCCGCCCGGCTCCCGGTGTGGACCGTCTCGTCGGCGCTGGAGCCCGGCTCCCTGAAGTGCACGTGCAGGTCCACGAAACCGGGACAGACGACCGTGCCGGCGCAGTCCAGGACCTCGGCTCCGCGAGGGGACGAGATCCCCGGCGCGACCTGTTCCACCACGCCGTCGGAGACGAGGACGTCGGCGTCCCTGGCGCCCGTGCCGTCCACTACGCGGCCCCCTCGCAACAGGACCTTCACGATGCCGCCTCCACCATCGCCGGGGCTCCCAGCAGGCGGTACAGGACCGCCATCCTCACGCAGACCCCCGCGGCCACCTGCTGCTCCACCAGCGACCGCCCGGACTCGGCCGCCTCCCACGCGATCTCCAGCCCGCGGTTCATCGGCCCGGGGTGCATGACGGCGCACGCGGCCGGAAGCCGCTCCAGCCTTGCGGGGGTGAGGCCGTAGAGGGCGGCGAACTCGGCCTCCGAGGGCACGAGCGACTCGCGGTGGCGCTCCTTCTGGATCCGCAGCAGGTACAGGACGTCCAGTGACCCAAGCTCTTCGTCGAGATTGGACGACGTGGCGCACCCGAGCTGCTCCACCCCACGCGGCAGCATGGACGGAGGCGCGACAAGCACGACCCGGGCCCCCATCCTGGACAGCCCGAGCGCGGTGGACCGGGCCACCCGCGAGTGCGAGATGTCGCCGGCGATCGCCACCCGCAGCCCTTCGATCCGCCCGAAGTGGCGCCGGATCGTGAGCAGGTCCAGCAGGGCCTGTGTCGGGTGTTCGTGTGCCCCGTCGCCCGCGTTGATCACGCTGCAGTCCACGCACTGGGCCAGGCGGGCGGCTGCTCCGGCGGAAGGGTGGCGCAGGACGATTGCGTCAACTCCCATCGCCGCCAGAGTCCGGCCGGTGTCACGCAGGCTCTCGCCCTTTTCGATGCTCGATGCCGAAGACGCGACGTTGACGACGTCCGCCGACAGCCTCTTGGCAGCCAGCTCAAAGGACACCCTCGTGCGCGTGGACGCCTCGTAGAACAGGTTCACGATCGTCCGTCCGCGCAGCGTGGGCAGCTTTTTGACCTCTCGTTCGCTCACGGAGCGCATCGACTCCGCCGTGTCCAGCAGCTCCTGGACCTCCGACGGCTCGAGGTCGCGGATCGACAAAAGGTGGCGGTCAGGCGCGCTCATGGATCTCCACCCCGTCGGTCCCGTCCACCTCTGCCAGCAGCACCCGGACGTCCTCGCGCGACGACGTCGGGAGATTGCGTCCCACGAAGTCGGCTCGGATCGGAAGCTCCCTGTGCCCCCTGTCCACCAGTACCGCGAGCTGCACGCAGACCGGGCGCCCGAGGTCGTTGAGGGCGTTGAGGGCGGCCCTGACCGTCCGGCCCGTGTACAGGACGTCATCGACCAGGACGACCACCCTTCCGTCGACCCCGGGGACTTCGGTCGCCTCGACCGGACGAAGGCCGCGGCTGGACAGGTCGTCACGGTAGAGAGTCACATCGAGGTCCCCGGCCTCGGGAGCGGTCCCTTCGATCTGGCCGATCGCCGAGGCCAGCCGCCGAGCCAGGACCGCCCCCCGGGTGCGGATCCCGATCAGCGTGAGGCCGGACGAGCCACGGTTGCGCTCGAGGATCTCGTGCGCGATCCGAGTCTGTGCGCGGCGGACGTCCTCGGCCTCCATGACGCGCGCCTTGACGCGGGGGGCGGTGAAGGGCGCCGGCGCAACGGGAGAGGAAGAGGCCGTGGACACGGCAGCCGTGCCGGGCGTGCGCGGACGCATCTGGCGCTCCTTTCTCGCCTCTCCGGACGAGCCTTTAAAGGCAACGCTTACCGGCGCAACGTAACACCCGACTGTGACAGGGGCAACCTGTCCGGCAGTTCGACGGCGGCCGGCCGCGCTGCGGCTAGGCTAGCGGCGATGGACTGGTTGCTCGCCTACGTCACGTACCAGCCGGTGCAGCGCTGGAGCGTCCCCATCCCCGGACTCGAGTGGATCGGGGTGTCCCCGCACGGGGTCGGGACCGCTCTCGGGTTTCTGCTGGGCGCGATGCTGATGGCTCGGCTGGCGGAACCGAGGGGCATACCGCGGCCGGAGGTAATCAACGCCGTCACGTGGGGGTTCGTCGGAGCCATCCTCGGCGCCCGGGGCTTCTATGTGCTCGCCCACCTCGACAGCTTCGGGTCCCTGCGCGATGTGCTGGCCGTCTGGGAGGGCGGCCTGACCATGTTCGGCGGCTTTGTGGGCGGACTTGCGCTCGGCCTCGGATACCTGTGGCGGCGCGGCTTCGACCTGAGACTTGCCGCGGACGCCGCCGCTCCCGGCTTTGTGGTCGGGGTGGCGGTGGGACGCATCGGAGACCTGATCATCGCCGACCATTTGGGTGGCAAGACCGACTTTCAGCTGGGCTACATCATTCCCGAGGGGGCCGACCTCGCTCCCGGCTACGGACCGCCCACCTACGTGCCGGGGGAGGTGGTGCACCCGACCGCGCTGTATGACCTGATCGGCGTGGGCGCTCTGGCGGTCCTGCTTGCAATCGTGGCGCGGAGGCGTCCCCACCCAGGGGTGCTGTTCGGGACGTTCTGCACCTGGTACGGACTGCAGCGCCTTTTGTTGGACTTCACCCGCAACCGCGAGACAATCGAGTCTTCGTACTTCGGACTGTCGGGCAGCCAGTGGGCGGGAATCCTTTTCGCGCTCGCCGGGCTGGCGCTCATCGCCACGGCCAGGCAGCGGTCGGCCAACCGTGCAGCCGCCGGGCTGGCCGGAGCTGTAGCGGTCGGCGTGCCCGCGGGCGCGGTGGATGCTGAGGCAGAGGTTTCCTCCCAGGCGCCACTGGTGGACGAGGCGCCTTTCGCGCAGCCGGCCCAGGCTGATTACCCGGCCTCCGCGGATGACCCGGGGCCGGTGCTTCCAGCCGACACCGTTGAGGTTCCGCTCATCTCCGAATCGGAACCGGCGACCGTCTCCGAGTCGCCGGAAGCGCCGTCCCCGTTCGCGCCGCCCTCGCCCGGGCCCGGGCCGATCCCGCCCGCCTGGCCCGAACCGGTTCAGGAGCCCGAAACCCCCGCGGCCGAACCGGTGTGGGAGCCCGAGGAGTCGGCTGCGTTCGCCCCCGACCCGACGTGGAGGACCCAGGAGGAACCTGAGACCTCAGAAAACGACTCGCCGTTCGCGCCGCCCCCAGGCGTTCCCGCGCACCCACAGCCGCCGGCTCCCGGGATCGAGCAGCCGGCGGCGGACCCTTTGCAACCGGCTCCCGTGACCGAGCAGCCCGCACCGGGGCCTTCGCAACCGGCTCCCGTCACCGAGCAGCCCCCGCCGGTTGCACCCGAGCCGGTCCCGGTCATAGAGCCGAGCGACGACTGGTCGTCCACGGAGGAATCCACGGCCCAGCTCGCGGCCAGCTTTCCGACCGAACCTCCGGCGGCCCCAGCCCAACGGCAGCCGGGGGCCGACGATCAGGACCCGGAGCCTGGGGCGGGCGAGGGTTCGGGAGCGACTCCGGGCTCCTGACGGTCGGCCAGGACTGCGGCCAGTATCCCGTTCACAAACCGTCCGGCCGGCTCGCCGGAGAACCTCTTGGCCAGCTCCACAGCCTCGTCAATGATCACGGCGGGCGGGATATCGCCCTCCAGCAGCTCGAGCACCCCGATGCGCAGGACGTTGCGATCAACCGGCGACATCCGCTGCATCGGCCAGCCGATCGACTTGGCGGACAAGATCGAGTCGATCTCCTCACGGCGCGCCGTGATCGCCTCGATGAGCCGCACCGCGTAGGAGGCCACCCGTGGCCGCTCGGCGAGCAGTTCGGCGGGGTCGGCCCCCCTGACGTCGGCTGCGTAGAGCACCTCTACGGCCGCGAGGCGCGCGGTGTGGCGCGACACCAGCTACTTCTGGACCCGGGTGACGTACTCGCCGTTGCGCGTATCGACCCGCACGACGTCTCCCGGCTCGACGAACAAGGGCACCTGGATGGTCGTCCCCGTCTCGAGGGTCGCGGGCTTGGTTCCCGCCGACGACCTGTCGCCCCTCAGGCCCGGGTCGCTCACCGTGACCTCCAGGTCCACGGTCGTCGGCAGATCCACCGACACGGGACGTCCGTCGTGCAGGGCGATGGCGGCCGACACTCCCTCCTTCAGGAAGCGGAGTCCGTCCTCGCCGATCTGGGCGGCGGACAGGTGCGTCTGCTCGTAGCTTTCTGAGTCCATGAAGACGTAGTCGTCGCCGTCGGAGTACAGGTACTGCATCTCCCGGCGATCCAGGATCGCCATGCCTACCTTGGTGTCGGAGTTGAATGTGCGGTCCAGGACCGAATCGTTGCGCAGGTTGCGCAGTTTCGTCCTCACTACGGCCTGGCCCTTGCCCGGCTTGTGGTGGAGGAACTCCAGGACCTGGAACAGGCCCTCGGGCAGGTTCAGGACCATGCCCCGTTTGAGGTTGTTGACGTTTACGTTGTCGCTCGCCATGGCGACCGAGGTTACACCGGCTCCCGGCCCTAGGGAGCCGGTGTTGTGGTATCTCCGGCCTGCAGCACACCGAGCAGCGCCCACATGGCGGCAACGTAGGACTGGGGGCCGAATCCGGACACCACCCCGGCGCAGGCCTCGGCAACGATCGACCGCCGCCTGTAGTCCTCGCGAGCGTAGATGTTGGACAGGTGCACCTCCGCGACCGGGACCCCGCACGCCTCCACCGCGTCCCGCAGGGCGACGGAGGTGTGCCCCAGGCCCCCGGGATTCAACAGGACTCCGTCGAAGTGGCTGCGGGCGGCGTGGAGACGATCGATCAGTTCCCCTTCGTGGTTTGACTGCGCCGAGTCGATGTCATGTCCCGCCGCCTGGGCCGCGTCGGACAGCATCCGGTCGATCTGCTCCAGCGTCGCGGTCCCGTACAGGTCCGGACGCCTGGTACCCAGAAGGTTCAGGTTCGGTCCGTGCAGCACCAGCAACCGCATCTATGCGCTCACCCGCCTCAGGGCCTCCTCGAGAACGTCGTCGGGCAGTCCGTCCTGCACCGACGGCCGGCCCGGCTCGCTCAAAAGGACCAGCCGGATCCCGGATCTGTACTTCTTGTCCATGCGCATGTAGCGCTTTACGTCGTCCCACGACAGCCGGGGGGCCGTGGTGGGAAGCCCGACGCCGGATAGCAGCCGGACGTGCTCGTCCACCAGCTCCTTGTCCGCCAGCCCGGACAGGACCGACACCCACGCCGCGAAGTGCATGCCAACCGAGATGGCCTCGCCGTGGTGCCACGCATGCGACCGCGAAAGCTGCAGGCTCTCCAGCGCGTGGCCTAGCGTGTGCCCGTAGTTCAGCACCTCCCTAGGCCCGGACTCGCGCTCGTCGGCCGCCACCACCCGTGCCTTTATGGCTGCCGATCGCAGCACGACCGGCTCCAGGACCGAGTCCCTGGCGAACACCTCTGTTCGGTTGGTCAGCACCAGCTCTCCCAGGTCGGGCTCGTCGATCAGCGCATATTTCATCACCTCGGCAAGTCCTCCACGGAGCTCGCGCTGGGGAAGTGTTGTGAGCACGTCCATGTCGCACAGAACTGCCAGCGGCTGGTGGAACGTCCCGACGAGGTTCTTTCCCTCCGGCAGGTTGACGGCGGTCTTGCCGCCGATGGCGGCGTCCACCATCGCGAGCAACGTCGTCGGCACCTGAACCAGGGGTATCCCGCGCGCATAGGTCGAGGCCACGAAGCCCGTCACGTCGCCAACCACACCCCCGCCCAGCGCCAGCAGCAGGTCGGTTCGGTGGAAGCCCTTGGAGGCGATACGCCGGTACAGGCGTGCCGCGGTGTCGAGGGTCTTTTTCTCCTCGCCCTCCGGGAAGGTGAACGTGGCCGTCTCCAGTCCCGTCGCGCGCAGCCCCTCACCGAGCGTCGAGCCCCACAGCCGGTTGACCCGGGGGTGGGAGACCACGCACAAACGCTCGGCTCCCTCGGGCACCTGGAAGCTCACCGATGCCTGCCGCAGGATTCCGCGGCCGACCGAGACCCGGTAGGCCGGCTCGACCTCCACCTCCACGTACTTGGGCCGGGACGACTGTTTGCGGGCGACGTCCAAGCGTCGCGCGATCTCCCTGGCGACCCCTTCGCCGTCCAGCCCTTCCGTGGGTATTACGACGTCGGCGACCGACTCGTACACGGGCGATCGCTCGTTGAGAAG
This portion of the Actinomycetota bacterium genome encodes:
- a CDS encoding dihydroorotase, with the translated sequence MVKVLLRGGRVVDGTGARDADVLVSDGVVEQVAPGISSPRGAEVLDCAGTVVCPGFVDLHVHFREPGSSADETVHTGSRAAALGGYTAVCPMPNTTPAADRASVVETVWRRGLEAGLVDVFPIGAITADRAGERLAAMGEMNSSAAQVRMFSDDGDPVPTAHLMRRAMEYALIFDAVIVDHAEDPSMRRGHMHEGSVSAALGVAGIPAEAEEICVRRDIALARMTGARLHIAHLTTAGAAEAVREAKREGLRVTCEVTPHHLALTDESLVSFDTSFKVAPPLRPDGHVQALKQACADGTVDAVATDHAPHAPYRKDVDFEHAPCGMLGLETALGVVLTELVEAGICGVERVVEMMSIAPAKILGREGHGGPVAEGAAANLVVFDPEHAWTVDPRALSSKSRNTPFAGRKLKGKVLHTMLRGRFTVRDGLLTEVAG
- a CDS encoding aspartate carbamoyltransferase catalytic subunit encodes the protein MSAPDRHLLSIRDLEPSEVQELLDTAESMRSVSEREVKKLPTLRGRTIVNLFYEASTRTRVSFELAAKRLSADVVNVASSASSIEKGESLRDTGRTLAAMGVDAIVLRHPSAGAAARLAQCVDCSVINAGDGAHEHPTQALLDLLTIRRHFGRIEGLRVAIAGDISHSRVARSTALGLSRMGARVVLVAPPSMLPRGVEQLGCATSSNLDEELGSLDVLYLLRIQKERHRESLVPSEAEFAALYGLTPARLERLPAACAVMHPGPMNRGLEIAWEAAESGRSLVEQQVAAGVCVRMAVLYRLLGAPAMVEAAS
- the pyrR gene encoding bifunctional pyr operon transcriptional regulator/uracil phosphoribosyltransferase PyrR — translated: MEAEDVRRAQTRIAHEILERNRGSSGLTLIGIRTRGAVLARRLASAIGQIEGTAPEAGDLDVTLYRDDLSSRGLRPVEATEVPGVDGRVVVLVDDVLYTGRTVRAALNALNDLGRPVCVQLAVLVDRGHRELPIRADFVGRNLPTSSREDVRVLLAEVDGTDGVEIHERA
- a CDS encoding prolipoprotein diacylglyceryl transferase family protein; the encoded protein is MDWLLAYVTYQPVQRWSVPIPGLEWIGVSPHGVGTALGFLLGAMLMARLAEPRGIPRPEVINAVTWGFVGAILGARGFYVLAHLDSFGSLRDVLAVWEGGLTMFGGFVGGLALGLGYLWRRGFDLRLAADAAAPGFVVGVAVGRIGDLIIADHLGGKTDFQLGYIIPEGADLAPGYGPPTYVPGEVVHPTALYDLIGVGALAVLLAIVARRRPHPGVLFGTFCTWYGLQRLLLDFTRNRETIESSYFGLSGSQWAGILFALAGLALIATARQRSANRAAAGLAGAVAVGVPAGAVDAEAEVSSQAPLVDEAPFAQPAQADYPASADDPGPVLPADTVEVPLISESEPATVSESPEAPSPFAPPSPGPGPIPPAWPEPVQEPETPAAEPVWEPEESAAFAPDPTWRTQEEPETSENDSPFAPPPGVPAHPQPPAPGIEQPAADPLQPAPVTEQPAPGPSQPAPVTEQPPPVAPEPVPVIEPSDDWSSTEESTAQLAASFPTEPPAAPAQRQPGADDQDPEPGAGEGSGATPGS
- the nusB gene encoding transcription antitermination factor NusB; this encodes MSRHTARLAAVEVLYAADVRGADPAELLAERPRVASYAVRLIEAITARREEIDSILSAKSIGWPMQRMSPVDRNVLRIGVLELLEGDIPPAVIIDEAVELAKRFSGEPAGRFVNGILAAVLADRQEPGVAPEPSPAPGSGS
- the efp gene encoding elongation factor P, giving the protein MASDNVNVNNLKRGMVLNLPEGLFQVLEFLHHKPGKGQAVVRTKLRNLRNDSVLDRTFNSDTKVGMAILDRREMQYLYSDGDDYVFMDSESYEQTHLSAAQIGEDGLRFLKEGVSAAIALHDGRPVSVDLPTTVDLEVTVSDPGLRGDRSSAGTKPATLETGTTIQVPLFVEPGDVVRVDTRNGEYVTRVQK
- the aroQ gene encoding type II 3-dehydroquinate dehydratase; translated protein: MRLLVLHGPNLNLLGTRRPDLYGTATLEQIDRMLSDAAQAAGHDIDSAQSNHEGELIDRLHAARSHFDGVLLNPGGLGHTSVALRDAVEACGVPVAEVHLSNIYAREDYRRRSIVAEACAGVVSGFGPQSYVAAMWALLGVLQAGDTTTPAP
- the aroB gene encoding 3-dehydroquinate synthase, whose amino-acid sequence is MAAKSAGPQANIVLIGFMGCGKTEVGRRLAARTGRNFVDTDALIEDEGLSMADIFAAEGESGFRRRERKAVERAARSRSCIIATGGGAVLDPGNARALKKTGVLVYLDVGFEDLAQRLIDAGGRPMLDSPDKGATESDDGRRAERARRLRRIRTLLNERSPVYESVADVVIPTEGLDGEGVAREIARRLDVARKQSSRPKYVEVEVEPAYRVSVGRGILRQASVSFQVPEGAERLCVVSHPRVNRLWGSTLGEGLRATGLETATFTFPEGEEKKTLDTAARLYRRIASKGFHRTDLLLALGGGVVGDVTGFVASTYARGIPLVQVPTTLLAMVDAAIGGKTAVNLPEGKNLVGTFHQPLAVLCDMDVLTTLPQRELRGGLAEVMKYALIDEPDLGELVLTNRTEVFARDSVLEPVVLRSAAIKARVVAADERESGPREVLNYGHTLGHALESLQLSRSHAWHHGEAISVGMHFAAWVSVLSGLADKELVDEHVRLLSGVGLPTTAPRLSWDDVKRYMRMDKKYRSGIRLVLLSEPGRPSVQDGLPDDVLEEALRRVSA